Proteins encoded within one genomic window of Tursiops truncatus isolate mTurTru1 chromosome Y unlocalized genomic scaffold, mTurTru1.mat.Y SUPER_Y_unloc_1, whole genome shotgun sequence:
- the LOC117310652 gene encoding LOW QUALITY PROTEIN: ubiquitin-like modifier-activating enzyme 1 (The sequence of the model RefSeq protein was modified relative to this genomic sequence to represent the inferred CDS: substituted 1 base at 1 genomic stop codon), with amino-acid sequence MSAVEVKEAWSVEEEFFADNPKYLLSEAPGGPDTRVTTNKREKPPRIWLLCLKMSTLPLLKKRCMSGPDPKASSDCPSACSVMFKVPSEPTNGMPKTGSATDIDEGLYSRQLYVLGHEAMKHLQTSTVLVSGLRGLGVEIAKNIILGGVKAVTLHDQGTAQWADLSSQFCLREEDIGKNRAEASQPHLAELNSYVPVTTYTGALVDDFLSGFQVVVLTDSSLEDQLRVGEFCHSRGIKLVVADTRGLFGQLFCDFGEEMILTDSNGEQPLSAMISMVTKDNPGVVTCLDEAXHGFESGDFVSFMEVQGMNELNGISPLEIEVLGPYTFSICDTSNFSDYVCGGVVSQIKVTKEISFKSLPTSLAEPDFVITDFAKYSRPPQLHIGFQALHQFCAQHGQPPRPHNEDATELVTLAQAVNARALPAVQQKSLDEDLIRKLAYVAAGDLALINSFIGGVAAQEVMKACSGKFMPVMQWLYFDAIECLPEDQEAFTEDTCLPCQNRYDGQVAVFGSGLQEKLGKQRYFLLRDPFGQKLPLCPLASGHLFWSLLLAYKGGCLVVPSSHPFLHFLHTRSFIPQSCASFLASDPNHLLPLFLATSQVGVGAVGCELLKNFAMIGLGCGEGGAVTITDMDTIEKSNLNRQFLFRPWDIRYYNQQWTLWDRFEVQGLQPNGEEMTLKQFLDYFKTEHKLEITMLCQGRSMLYSFFMTASKLKEQLDQPMTAIVRRVSKQKLGHHIQALVLELCCNDESGEGVEVPYVRYTIR; translated from the exons ATGTCGGCGGTTGAGGTAAAGGAGGCGTGGTCAGTGGAAGAGG AATTCTTTGCAGATAATCCCAAGTATCTTCTCTCAGAAGCTCCCGGGGGACCAGATACCAG AGTTACCactaacaaaagagaaaagcctCCCCGTATCTGGCTCCTTTGTCTAAAGATGTCCACTTTGCCACTATTGAAGAAACGTTGTATGTCTGGGCCTGATCCAAAAGCAAGTTCTGATTGCCCTTCTGCGTGTTCTGTAATGTTCAAAGTGCCATCAGAACCGACCAAC GGAATGCCAAAAACAGGCAGTGCAACAGACATAGATGAGGGTCTTTACTCCCGGCAGCT GTATGTCCTGGGCCATGAGGCTATGAAGCATCTCCAGACTTCCACTGTGCTGGTGTCGGGCCTTCGGGGCCTAGGGGTGGAGATTGCGAAGAACATCATCCTTGGTGGGGTCAAAGCTGTCACCCTCCATGACCAGGGCACTGCCCAGTGGGCTGACCTCTCATCCCAG TTCTGCCTAAGGGAGGAGGACATCGGTAAGAACCGGGCTGAGGCATCACAGCCCCACCTTGCTGAACTCAACAGCTATGTGCCCGTCACCACCTACACTGGGGCCCTTGTTGATGACTTCCTTAGTGGTTTCCAG GTGGTGGTCCTTACCGACTCTTCTTTGGAGGACCAGCTGCGGGTGGGTGAGTTTTGTCACAGCCGTGGAATCAAGCTGGTCGTGGCAGACACTCGGGGTCTGTTTGG GCAGTTGTTCTGTGACTTTGGAGAGGAGATGATCCTGACGGATTCCAATGGGGAGCAGCCTCTCAGTGCTATGATTTCTATGGTTACCAAG GACAACCCTGGTGTTGTAACCTGCCTGGATGAGGCCTGACACGGGTTTGAGAGCGGTGACTTCGTCTCCTTCATGGAAGTTCAGGGCATGAATGAACTCAATGGCATCTCTCCCCTAGAGATCGAAGTCCTGG GTCCCTACACTTTTAGTATCTGTGATACCTCCAATTTCTCTGACTATGTCTGTGGAGGCGTTGTCAGTCAGATCAAAGTAACTAAGGAGATAAGCTTT AAATCCTTGCCCACCTCACTGGCAGAGCCAGACTTCGTGATAACAGATTTTGCCAAGTATTCTCGCCCTCCTCAGCTGCACATTGGCTTCCAGGCCCTGCACCAGTTCTGTGCCCAGCATGGCCAGCCCCCTCGGCCCCACAATGAG GATGCAACGGAACTGGTGACCCTAGCACAGGCTGTGAATGCTCGAGCTCTGCCAGCAGTGCAGCAAAAGAGTCTGGATGAAGACCTCATCCGGAAGCTGGCTTACGTGGCTGCTGGGGATCTGGCACTCATAAATTCCTTCATTGGGGGCGTGGCTGCCCAGGAGGTTATGAAG GCCTGCTCTGGAAAGTTTATGCCTGTTATGCAGTGGCTGTACTTTGATGCCATTGAGTGTCTCCCTGAGGACCAAGAGGCCTTTACAGAGGACACGTGCCTTCCA TGCCAGAACCGTTATGATGGGCAGGTCGCTGTATTTGGCTCCGGCCTGCAAGAGAAGCTGGGCAAGCAGAGATACTTCTTGCTGAGAGATCCTTTTGGTCAAAAGCTACCTTTATGTCCCCTAGCCTCTGGCCACCTCTTCTGGAGTCTCCTCTTGGCTTACAAGGGAGGGTGTTTGGTTGTACCCTCATCTCAtccctttctccattttcttcataCCAGGTCCTTTATTCCCCAGTCTTGTGCCTCTTTCCTT GCCAGTGACCCTAACCATCTTCTGCCTCTCTTCTTGGCCACCTCCCAGGTGGGTGTGGGGGCCGTTGGCTGTGAGCTGCTCAAGAACTTTGCCATGATTGGGCTAGGctgcggggagggcggggcagtCACCATTACAGACATGGACACCATAGAAAAATCCAATCTGAATCGACAGTTTCTGTTCCGGCCTTGGGATATCAGG TACTATAACCAGCAGTGGACATTGTGGGATCGCTTTGAGGTACAGGGGCTGCAGCCTAATGGTGAAGAGATGACCCTCAAGCAGTTCCTTGACTACTTTAAG ACAGAGCACAAGTTAGAGATCACCATGCTGTGCCAAGGTAGATCCATGCTCTACTCCTTTTTCATGACAGCAAGCAAGCTCAAGGAACAGTTGGATCAGCC GATGACAGCAATAGTGAGACGAGTATCAAAGCAAAAGCTGGGACACCACATTCAAGCACTGGTGCTTGAGCTGTGCTGCAACGACGAGAGCGGCGAGGGTGTGGAGGTCCCCTATGTACGATACACCATTCGCTGA